CCGGCGAGTTCGAGAAAACCCTTCCTGACGGAGGCGTGGAACTCCACGGCCTCCTTCTCGAAGCGGTCCTCCTTGAGTTCGGCCGACCCTATGCGGTGCCACGCCCTCTTAAGGCCCTCCTCGGGGGAGCAGTCCATAAGGAACGTCAGGTTCGGCTCGACACCCGCGGACGCCCATTCGTTGACCGATGTAACGGCCCCCATATCGAGCCCCCTGCCGTAGCCCTGGTAGCCCAGGGTGGAGTCTTTGTAGCGGTCGCATATGACGATCTTCCCCTCTTCCAGCGACGGCTTTATGACGTCCTTTACGAGCTGCGCCCTGCACGCCTCATAGAGGAAGAGCTCGGCCCAGTAATCGAGCCCCTCGCCCTCGACGCTTACGAGTATCGCCCTGACCCTCTCACCGAGCTCCGTCCCGCCGGGCTCCCTTACGGACACCACTTCCCTGCCCTTCCACTCGAAGTAGTCCTTGAGCATCTCCGCCTGGGTGGTCTTGCCGCATCCCTCGATGCCCTCGAACGTTATGAAAAATCCCAAAGTACGCCTCCTTAAAGGGAAAAAGCCATTATTTGATGATACAGGAAAGCACCCCCCGACGCAAGGCCAAAAACACCGACCGCCCGGTAATATATGGACAACTTCGGAACAAACGCAGGCTTCAGACTATTGACTACTCCAGGAGGGTGTTGGAGGTGGCGCTCAGGATGCTTATTATGATCGCGCCCCCGAGGGCCGCGCCGAGCTCGGTCACCTCGAAGCCGACCACCAGAGTGCCTATATACCACAGCACCGCGGCGTCTATTACGAAGGTGAAGAGCCCGAGGCTCAGGAAGTTTACGGGAACGGCGATGACCTTAAGGACGGGCTTTACGAATGTGTTCGCGACACCGAGCAGCAGAGCGACTAGTGCGGCGGGTATAACGCCGTCCACCCTCACACCGGGGAAGAGGTGGGCGGTGAGGTACAGCCCGCCAATGACTACGGCAAAGTTAACGATCGGCCTTAGCATGTCTGCCCCCCTTTGAGTCTGTCACGGCCTCCCGGCGCGGGGAGTGCCCCGGTGGGGAGCGCCCCGGCAGGGAACGCCCGGGCGGCCGAGCACCTCGTTCATCTCGCCCTCTATAAGCCCGTTGGAGGCAAGCACGTCGGCGGTCGCAGATGAGAAAGGACCGCCGTCCATGTCCTTTATCGATCCCCCGGCCTCGCTTACCATGAGTCCCGCGGCCGCCACGTCCCAGGGGCGGAGTTTCATCTCCCAGAAACCGTCGAACCTGCCAGCGGCCACGTAGGCGAGGTCCAGCGCCGCCGAGCCGGCTCTTCTTATGGCCTGGGCCCTTACCGCGAACTCGGCGAAGTGGTCGAGGTTGTTCCTCTCCGAGGTCCTGACGTCGTAGGGGAAACCGGTCGCCAGGAGGCTCCTGTCGAGCGTCTCGGTTTTGGAGACGCGTATCCTCTCGCCATTAAGGTACGCGCCCCCGCCTCTCTCCGCCGTAAAGGTCTCATCGAGCATGGGGTCGTATACCACGCCGAAAAGAAGCCCCTCGGGGTCCTCGAACGCTATGGAGACGCAGAAGACCGGAAAGCCGTGGGCGTAGTTCGTCGTGCCGTCGAGCGGGTCTATGACCCAGCGGCAGCCCGAGGCCGACACCCTCTCCTCGCTCTCCTCGGTGA
This genomic stretch from Thermodesulfobacteriota bacterium harbors:
- the tmk gene encoding dTMP kinase, whose translation is MGFFITFEGIEGCGKTTQAEMLKDYFEWKGREVVSVREPGGTELGERVRAILVSVEGEGLDYWAELFLYEACRAQLVKDVIKPSLEEGKIVICDRYKDSTLGYQGYGRGLDMGAVTSVNEWASAGVEPNLTFLMDCSPEEGLKRAWHRIGSAELKEDRFEKEAVEFHASVRKGFLELAGKEPQRIRVVKGEGEIEAIHKEICGIIEKAGV
- a CDS encoding phage holin family protein codes for the protein MLRPIVNFAVVIGGLYLTAHLFPGVRVDGVIPAALVALLLGVANTFVKPVLKVIAVPVNFLSLGLFTFVIDAAVLWYIGTLVVGFEVTELGAALGGAIIISILSATSNTLLE
- a CDS encoding inositol monophosphatase family protein; translation: MDIRDTAVSAAREAGGMLREKLGRAGTIEFKGAVDLVTEMDRRAEELIVSRIRKVFPDHGILTEESEERVSASGCRWVIDPLDGTTNYAHGFPVFCVSIAFEDPEGLLFGVVYDPMLDETFTAERGGGAYLNGERIRVSKTETLDRSLLATGFPYDVRTSERNNLDHFAEFAVRAQAIRRAGSAALDLAYVAAGRFDGFWEMKLRPWDVAAAGLMVSEAGGSIKDMDGGPFSSATADVLASNGLIEGEMNEVLGRPGVPCRGAPHRGTPRAGRP